A single region of the Leptothrix cholodnii SP-6 genome encodes:
- the cas1c gene encoding type I-C CRISPR-associated endonuclease Cas1c yields the protein MQLLNTLYITLPDSYLRLDNDTLRVVDEDKETRLRVPLHHLQAVVCFGHVGLSAKLMHRLAEDGIALVLLDANGRFKARLEGETSGNVLLRRAHHQAVDSAAFTLEAARCIVAGKLRNQRQVLLRGARESKDPGEEAQLTRAAQDLAASLRALPAAADLDVLRGIEGEAARTYFAALNLLVRADRRDHFQMNGRSRRPPRDRMNALLSFFYAMWMNDCRSAIEAAGLDPQMGFLHALRPGRAALALDLMEEFRPFADRLALTLVNRAQVNEDDFVEREGGAVLLEGDARKAVVVAYQERKQEELTHPLLAESVPLGLVPLVQARLLARHVRGEAPSYVPFAMR from the coding sequence ATGCAACTCCTCAACACCCTCTACATCACCCTGCCCGACAGCTACCTGCGGCTCGACAACGACACCCTGCGCGTGGTCGACGAAGACAAGGAAACCCGCCTGCGCGTGCCGCTGCACCATCTGCAGGCGGTGGTGTGTTTCGGCCACGTCGGCCTGAGCGCCAAGCTGATGCACCGGCTGGCCGAAGACGGCATCGCCCTCGTGCTGCTCGATGCCAACGGCCGCTTCAAGGCGCGGCTGGAAGGCGAGACCAGCGGCAACGTGCTGTTGCGCCGCGCCCATCACCAGGCGGTCGACAGCGCCGCGTTCACGCTCGAAGCGGCTCGTTGCATCGTGGCCGGCAAGCTGCGCAACCAGCGCCAGGTGCTGCTGCGCGGCGCCCGTGAATCGAAGGATCCGGGTGAAGAAGCCCAGCTCACCCGCGCCGCACAAGACCTGGCGGCCAGCCTGCGCGCACTGCCCGCGGCGGCCGATCTCGACGTCCTCCGCGGCATCGAGGGCGAGGCCGCGCGCACCTACTTTGCCGCGCTCAACCTGCTGGTACGTGCCGACCGGCGCGATCATTTCCAGATGAACGGCCGCAGCCGCCGCCCGCCGCGCGACCGCATGAACGCGCTGCTCAGCTTCTTCTATGCAATGTGGATGAACGACTGCCGCAGTGCCATCGAGGCCGCCGGGCTCGATCCGCAGATGGGCTTTCTGCATGCACTGAGGCCGGGGCGCGCGGCGCTGGCGCTCGATCTGATGGAGGAGTTTCGCCCGTTCGCCGACCGGCTGGCGCTCACGCTGGTAAACCGCGCGCAGGTCAACGAAGACGACTTCGTGGAGCGTGAAGGCGGCGCCGTACTGCTGGAGGGCGATGCGCGCAAGGCGGTGGTGGTGGCGTATCAGGAGCGCAAGCAGGAGGAGTTGACACACCCGCTGCTGGCCGAAAGCGTTCCGCTCGGACTGGTGCCGCTGGTGCAGGCGCGGTTGCTGGCGCGCCATGTGCGCGGCGAGGCGCCGAGTTACGTGCCATTTGCGATGCGCTGA
- the cas7c gene encoding type I-C CRISPR-associated protein Cas7/Csd2 produces MSLNHRYDFVLLFDVKDGNPNGDPDAGNLPRLDAETGHGLMTDVALKRKVRNYVGLVHGEQPPHEIYIKEKAILNKTHERAYVAVGAGDSLKGEDKKRKGGGDVVDKAREWMCANFFDVRTFGAVMSTGVNCGQVRGPVQMTFARSIEPIVALEHSITRMAVATEAEAEKQGGDNRTMGRKHTVPYGLYRSHGFISSFLARQTGFSDGDLELVMTALKDMFEHDRSAARGQMATRGLYVFKHDSELGNASAHSLFDRLTVTPNAPGTPARDFGAYRVLFDGQPIAEGASMQAAPGVTLMRRC; encoded by the coding sequence ATGTCACTGAACCACCGCTACGACTTCGTTCTGCTCTTCGACGTGAAGGACGGCAACCCCAATGGCGACCCGGACGCCGGCAACCTGCCGAGGCTCGACGCCGAGACCGGACACGGTTTGATGACCGATGTGGCGCTCAAGCGCAAGGTGCGTAACTACGTGGGCCTCGTCCACGGAGAACAGCCACCGCACGAGATCTACATCAAGGAAAAAGCCATCCTGAACAAGACGCACGAACGCGCTTATGTTGCCGTCGGCGCGGGTGACTCGCTCAAAGGCGAGGACAAGAAGCGCAAAGGTGGCGGCGACGTCGTGGACAAAGCGCGCGAATGGATGTGCGCCAACTTCTTCGATGTGCGGACCTTCGGTGCAGTCATGTCCACTGGCGTGAATTGTGGTCAGGTGCGCGGCCCGGTGCAGATGACCTTTGCCCGCTCGATCGAGCCCATCGTCGCGCTGGAACATTCCATCACCCGCATGGCCGTCGCCACCGAAGCCGAGGCCGAGAAACAAGGTGGCGACAACCGCACCATGGGCCGCAAGCACACCGTGCCCTACGGCCTGTATCGTTCACATGGTTTCATCTCGTCCTTCCTCGCCAGACAGACCGGCTTCTCCGACGGCGATCTGGAACTGGTGATGACGGCACTGAAGGACATGTTCGAACACGACCGCTCTGCCGCACGCGGGCAGATGGCCACCCGTGGGCTGTACGTGTTCAAACACGACAGCGAGTTGGGCAATGCTTCCGCACACAGCCTGTTCGACCGACTGACGGTGACACCCAATGCCCCAGGCACGCCAGCGCGGGACTTCGGCGCCTACAGGGTGCTATTCGATGGTCAACCGATTGCAGAAGGCGCCAGCATGCAAGCCGCGCCTGGCGTGACCTTGATGCGTCGCTGCTGA
- the cas4 gene encoding CRISPR-associated protein Cas4: MTEEPDPLPLSALQHWAYCPRQCGLIHLEQAFDDNLHTLRGQAVHKQVDQPGMEIRKGLRVERALPVWHDTLGLIGKTDVVEFEPDGSPYPVEYKHGSRHKAADIAAADDLQLAAQALCLEAMSGHPVPEGAIFYASSKRRRVVPISTELRQQVADTAAAIRTMLTGGTLPPPTTDERRCKGCSLRDRCQPEAWRQMHTGVDVRARLFDPEL; the protein is encoded by the coding sequence ATGACCGAAGAACCCGACCCCCTCCCTCTCTCGGCCCTGCAGCATTGGGCCTACTGCCCACGCCAATGCGGCCTGATCCACCTCGAACAAGCCTTCGACGACAACCTGCACACGCTGCGTGGCCAGGCCGTGCACAAGCAGGTCGATCAACCCGGCATGGAAATCCGCAAGGGCCTGCGGGTGGAGCGTGCGCTGCCGGTCTGGCACGACACCCTGGGCCTGATCGGCAAGACCGACGTGGTCGAGTTCGAACCCGACGGCAGCCCCTATCCGGTCGAATACAAACACGGCTCGCGCCACAAGGCCGCAGACATCGCTGCGGCTGACGATCTTCAATTGGCCGCCCAGGCGTTGTGCCTGGAGGCGATGAGCGGTCACCCGGTACCCGAGGGCGCGATCTTCTACGCCAGTTCCAAGCGCCGCCGGGTGGTGCCGATCAGCACCGAACTGCGCCAGCAGGTGGCCGACACCGCGGCAGCCATCCGCACCATGTTGACCGGCGGCACGCTGCCGCCACCCACCACCGACGAGCGGCGTTGCAAAGGCTGCTCGCTGCGCGACCGCTGCCAGCCTGAAGCCTGGCGGCAGATGCACACCGGCGTCGATGTGCGCGCCCGACTGTTCGACCCGGAGCTTTGA
- a CDS encoding addiction module protein, with amino-acid sequence MPTPLDLVEAEAMKLSPEERSLLAERLLVSAQYAPSLHPAWEAEIDRRVAAMEAGRSRFMPAEEAMAKLAAHIQSRRPAAT; translated from the coding sequence ATGCCCACGCCGCTGGATCTCGTCGAAGCCGAAGCGATGAAGCTGTCGCCCGAGGAGCGATCCTTGCTGGCCGAGCGCCTGCTGGTGAGCGCGCAATACGCGCCATCGCTGCATCCGGCGTGGGAGGCTGAAATCGACCGGCGGGTGGCCGCGATGGAGGCGGGGCGTTCCCGTTTCATGCCTGCTGAAGAAGCGATGGCCAAGCTGGCCGCGCACATCCAGAGCCGCCGTCCTGCTGCGACGTGA
- a CDS encoding type II toxin-antitoxin system RelE/ParE family toxin, which yields MIVSLSDEAWADASQIADWYIDQDAWLAALALQEEIAHALARIESSPGLGTPARAGTRILPIHRFPVSLVYRWTDDTVRVIAVVGQRQRPGFWVGRV from the coding sequence ATGATCGTCAGTCTCAGCGATGAAGCTTGGGCTGACGCCAGTCAGATAGCAGACTGGTACATCGATCAGGACGCCTGGCTGGCCGCGCTGGCACTGCAAGAAGAAATCGCGCATGCATTGGCCCGCATCGAATCGTCGCCCGGGCTGGGCACACCGGCTCGGGCCGGTACCCGCATCCTGCCGATCCATCGGTTTCCGGTCTCCTTGGTTTACCGCTGGACGGATGACACCGTGCGCGTGATCGCGGTGGTCGGCCAGCGGCAGCGACCTGGGTTTTGGGTGGGGCGGGTGTAG
- the cas2 gene encoding CRISPR-associated endonuclease Cas2 — translation MLVIVCYDVNTEDRAGRRRLRRVARVCEGTGQRVQKSVFECQVNLAQMEDLERRLLNEIDLDTDCLRLYRMADTRGCEVREHGKFKATDFEDPLVL, via the coding sequence ATGCTCGTGATCGTCTGCTACGACGTCAACACCGAAGACCGCGCCGGCCGCCGTCGCCTGCGCCGCGTCGCGCGGGTGTGCGAAGGCACCGGCCAGCGGGTGCAGAAATCGGTCTTCGAATGCCAGGTGAACCTGGCCCAGATGGAAGACCTGGAGCGCCGCCTGCTCAACGAGATCGACCTCGACACCGACTGCCTGCGCCTGTACCGCATGGCCGACACCCGTGGCTGCGAGGTACGCGAACATGGCAAGTTCAAGGCCACCGATTTCGAGGATCCGCTGGTTCTATGA
- the cas5c gene encoding type I-C CRISPR-associated protein Cas5c produces MLSFCLDVRGDYACFTRPEMKVERVSYDFITPSAARAVFESILWKPEIRWVVEKIEILAPVRWISVRRNEVGAVVSTRNVQNAMQGGSAVLGLYVEEERQQRAGLFLRDVAYRLHARIESVKGEALTNPAKYADMFGRRASKGQCVNQPYLGCREFDARFRLVTNPTGEPEPLSSLDGDFGWMLYDMDFTRPSDPRPMFFRSQVQRGVVDLTRAEVRS; encoded by the coding sequence ATGCTGAGCTTTTGTCTCGATGTCCGCGGCGACTACGCCTGCTTCACTCGCCCGGAGATGAAGGTCGAACGCGTGTCCTACGACTTCATCACCCCCTCAGCCGCCCGTGCGGTGTTCGAGTCCATCCTGTGGAAGCCAGAGATCCGCTGGGTGGTCGAGAAGATCGAGATCCTCGCGCCGGTACGCTGGATCAGCGTGCGGCGCAATGAGGTGGGTGCGGTGGTGTCGACCCGCAACGTACAGAACGCCATGCAAGGCGGCTCGGCCGTTTTGGGCCTTTACGTCGAGGAGGAGCGCCAGCAACGCGCCGGCCTCTTCCTGCGTGACGTGGCTTATCGATTGCACGCACGCATCGAGTCGGTCAAGGGCGAGGCACTGACCAACCCGGCCAAATACGCGGACATGTTCGGTCGTCGTGCCAGCAAGGGCCAGTGCGTCAATCAGCCCTATCTCGGTTGCCGCGAGTTCGACGCGCGCTTTCGGCTGGTGACGAACCCGACTGGAGAGCCGGAGCCGCTTTCCAGCCTCGACGGTGATTTCGGCTGGATGCTCTACGACATGGACTTCACCCGCCCGTCCGACCCGCGACCGATGTTCTTCCGCTCCCAGGTGCAACGCGGCGTAGTGGATCTGACGCGCGCGGAGGTACGTTCATGA
- the cas8c gene encoding type I-C CRISPR-associated protein Cas8c/Csd1 — protein MILQELVRYYDRAGDLAPEGWEWKRIPYVIEIRADGTFIQLTSLRTGAKSSEVKASLVPKSENRQGTKAYEKPNLLWDHYGFVLGHAKSDKATDVLTAQRQHEHFVKRIDALIDIGVDDPGLRAVASFLHGDVRERVHHDPLWAECIKVPGCNFTFRLAGDDVLVVQRDAVRAVVDRRPVADPATAGTDLARCLVTGELAAIKALHFPIAGVCEKPAPMAAVNDGVSPAYSSFGKSQGFNFPVGEAAVFKYTTALNRLLQPGSRQRLKVGDTATVFWAQSADDEDVENSFAALFDEIPDDPNAHTNQVRALFASIESGRFDGAPGGRIFFVLGLAPNSARVVVRFWQAAALRDVAHRVKEWFDDLDLIHAPTEPPHPALYHLLRSVALNREAKNVPPNLGGEVMRAILSGGPFPTTWLNAAVVRCRAEREVPYLRAAAIKACLNRSIRFQQPTSEEVYTAMLDAQNPNAAYRLGRLFATLEKIQEEASPGLNATIRDRYYGAASSTPVAVFTTLLRLKNHHLAKLTNRGRATNFEKLVGEIMDGIADFPLHLTLPDQGRFALGYYHQRQSFFTKNETDAPAAAIATERPVQTSLI, from the coding sequence ATGATCCTGCAGGAACTGGTGCGCTACTACGACCGCGCAGGCGACCTTGCGCCCGAGGGCTGGGAATGGAAGCGCATTCCCTACGTGATCGAGATCCGGGCCGATGGGACGTTCATACAACTCACGTCCTTGCGGACCGGTGCCAAGAGTTCGGAAGTCAAGGCAAGCCTCGTCCCCAAGTCGGAGAACCGCCAAGGAACCAAGGCGTACGAGAAGCCCAACCTGCTCTGGGATCATTACGGCTTCGTGCTTGGACACGCCAAGTCGGACAAGGCTACGGATGTTCTTACGGCACAGCGACAGCATGAGCACTTCGTCAAACGCATCGACGCGCTGATCGACATCGGCGTAGACGACCCGGGCCTGCGCGCAGTCGCAAGTTTTCTGCACGGTGATGTGCGCGAACGGGTTCATCACGATCCACTGTGGGCTGAATGCATCAAGGTCCCAGGTTGCAACTTCACGTTCCGCCTGGCTGGTGACGACGTTCTAGTCGTCCAGCGGGATGCCGTTCGCGCAGTGGTCGATCGGCGACCTGTTGCTGACCCCGCGACGGCCGGCACGGACCTCGCCCGATGCCTGGTAACAGGCGAACTGGCTGCGATAAAAGCGCTGCATTTCCCGATCGCGGGCGTGTGTGAAAAGCCGGCGCCGATGGCTGCGGTGAATGATGGCGTCAGTCCGGCGTACTCGTCATTCGGAAAGTCACAGGGCTTCAACTTCCCGGTCGGCGAGGCAGCAGTCTTCAAATACACGACGGCGCTCAATCGGCTCTTGCAGCCCGGTTCGCGTCAGCGCCTGAAGGTAGGAGATACGGCGACCGTCTTCTGGGCGCAGTCGGCCGATGACGAGGATGTCGAAAACAGCTTTGCAGCCTTGTTCGATGAGATACCGGACGACCCCAACGCCCACACCAATCAGGTCCGGGCGCTGTTTGCTTCCATTGAGTCAGGACGATTTGACGGTGCCCCCGGGGGGCGAATCTTCTTCGTACTCGGCCTGGCACCAAACTCGGCACGAGTCGTGGTTCGGTTCTGGCAAGCCGCTGCGTTGCGGGATGTTGCACATCGAGTCAAGGAATGGTTTGACGACTTGGATCTGATCCACGCGCCCACCGAGCCACCGCATCCAGCCCTGTACCACCTATTGCGTTCCGTGGCTCTGAATCGGGAGGCCAAGAATGTCCCGCCTAACCTAGGCGGCGAGGTCATGCGCGCCATCTTGAGCGGCGGGCCTTTCCCGACAACCTGGCTAAACGCCGCCGTGGTGCGCTGCCGCGCCGAGCGTGAGGTGCCCTACCTGCGCGCGGCGGCCATCAAGGCCTGCCTGAACCGTTCAATCCGATTCCAACAGCCCACTTCAGAGGAGGTCTATACCGCCATGCTCGACGCACAGAACCCAAACGCGGCCTATCGGCTCGGCCGCCTGTTCGCCACGCTGGAAAAGATCCAGGAGGAAGCCAGCCCAGGCCTGAACGCCACGATCCGCGATCGCTACTACGGTGCGGCTTCGAGCACACCCGTTGCGGTGTTCACCACGCTGCTGCGGCTGAAGAACCACCACCTTGCCAAGCTCACGAACCGCGGCCGGGCGACCAACTTCGAAAAGCTGGTCGGCGAGATCATGGACGGCATCGCCGACTTTCCGTTGCATCTGACGCTGCCCGATCAGGGCCGCTTCGCGCTGGGTTACTACCACCAGCGCCAGTCTTTTTTCACCAAGAATGAGACCGACGCGCCTGCGGCGGCGATAGCCACCGAACGCCCCGTTCAAACCAGTCTGATCTGA